A genomic region of Campylobacter corcagiensis contains the following coding sequences:
- a CDS encoding glycosyltransferase family 4 protein translates to MKKIKVLHTEWSDGWGGQEIRIINEAIAIREKYEVEIFIACRENSKILQKANEANIKTFILPFRSNFDIKTIFGLIKIIKKNKIDIINTHSGKDTWVGGIAAKLAGIKFIRTRHLSNKINPSRLNFINSLADFIITTGESVKEAMIKENRIDKDKIISIPTGINDNIFNPEIYDKDECLKTLNLENDKIYVGNLAVLRAFKRHDVFLKIALKIHKDFPNIIFLIAGDGPKKQDLIAFIKQNNMSDYVKLLGHCKNPEIFLKAIHIFMLTSDSKEGVPQSLMQALLMKNACISTNIGSIPDLYNGSNFIMTDFDEEKLYSELKGLLSDKEKVNFYQNNAREFVKNNFTKDIMANKIYEIYKRIL, encoded by the coding sequence ATGAAAAAAATAAAAGTTTTACATACCGAGTGGAGCGATGGCTGGGGCGGTCAAGAAATAAGAATAATAAACGAAGCAATTGCCATTAGAGAAAAATATGAAGTTGAGATATTTATCGCTTGTAGAGAAAATTCCAAGATACTACAAAAAGCAAATGAGGCTAATATAAAAACATTTATTTTGCCATTTAGATCAAATTTTGACATAAAAACTATTTTCGGATTAATCAAGATTATTAAAAAAAATAAAATAGATATAATAAATACTCACAGCGGAAAAGATACTTGGGTTGGAGGAATTGCAGCAAAACTAGCTGGTATAAAATTTATAAGAACAAGACATTTATCAAATAAAATTAATCCTTCAAGGCTAAATTTTATAAATTCTTTGGCTGATTTTATCATCACAACTGGCGAAAGTGTAAAAGAGGCTATGATAAAAGAAAATAGAATTGATAAAGATAAAATTATATCAATACCAACTGGAATTAATGACAATATTTTTAATCCTGAAATTTATGATAAAGATGAGTGTTTAAAGACTTTAAATCTTGAAAATGATAAAATTTATGTAGGAAATTTAGCTGTTCTTAGAGCCTTTAAACGACATGATGTGTTTTTAAAAATAGCTTTAAAAATACACAAAGATTTCCCAAATATTATCTTTTTAATAGCTGGAGATGGACCTAAAAAACAAGACTTGATTGCTTTTATAAAGCAAAATAACATGTCAGATTATGTAAAACTTTTAGGGCATTGTAAAAATCCAGAAATTTTTTTAAAAGCAATCCATATTTTTATGCTTACATCTGATTCAAAAGAAGGTGTGCCACAATCTTTAATGCAAGCTTTGTTAATGAAAAATGCTTGTATATCGACAAATATTGGAAGCATTCCTGATTTATATAATGGGTCAAATTTTATAATGACTGATTTTGATGAAGAAAAATTATATAGCGAACTAAAAGGGCTATTAAGCGATAAAGAAAAGGTAAATTTTTATCAAAACAACGCTAGAGAATTTGTTAAAAATAACTTTACAAAAGATATTATGGCTAATAAAATTTATGAAATTTATAAAAGAATTTTATAA
- a CDS encoding glycosyltransferase family 9 protein, with amino-acid sequence MKILLIRNDNIGDLVCTTPAIEALRKKYQDAKIDIVVNSLNSFVVENNPFLDKIYIYTKTKHKKRLNDKIAALIEKTKILYKIKKEKYDICVIFRSSYSKNAGLFAKVSNAKEIIGIDEKNQASFVTIKVPQKQINEIKLCYEILKPLDVKECDEKTFFLPNHKNSLYSNFIFFHISSRIEQNQLSKDKICQILSYIKTKTINIIITAEDSDFAKQISQITKVKYLQTKNLQELASYIYEAKFLITLDGGIAHLAPAMGVDTLILFGKTDINRWKPISCSAKCVVLQDETKIAENINLEEIYSNIENFL; translated from the coding sequence TTGAAAATTTTACTTATTAGGAATGATAATATCGGGGATTTGGTTTGTACTACACCAGCTATCGAGGCTTTAAGAAAAAAATATCAAGACGCTAAAATAGATATAGTTGTAAATAGCTTAAATTCTTTTGTAGTTGAAAACAATCCTTTTTTGGATAAAATTTATATCTACACAAAAACAAAGCACAAAAAGAGATTGAATGATAAAATTGCAGCTCTTATAGAAAAAACTAAAATTTTATACAAAATAAAAAAAGAAAAGTATGATATTTGTGTTATTTTTAGGAGTTCTTATTCAAAAAACGCTGGGCTTTTTGCAAAAGTTTCAAACGCAAAAGAGATTATCGGTATTGATGAGAAAAATCAGGCTAGTTTTGTAACTATAAAAGTACCACAAAAACAGATAAATGAAATAAAACTTTGCTATGAAATTCTAAAGCCATTAGACGTTAAAGAGTGTGATGAAAAGACATTTTTCTTACCAAATCATAAAAATAGCTTATATTCTAATTTTATATTTTTTCATATATCTTCAAGAATAGAACAAAATCAACTAAGCAAAGATAAAATATGTCAAATTTTATCTTACATAAAAACTAAAACAATAAATATCATAATAACAGCTGAAGATAGTGATTTTGCAAAACAAATATCACAAATCACAAAAGTAAAATATTTACAAACCAAAAATCTACAAGAACTCGCTTCTTATATATATGAGGCAAAGTTTTTGATAACTCTTGATGGTGGGATAGCTCATTTAGCCCCAGCTATGGGAGTTGATACGCTTATACTTTTTGGCAAAACAGATATAAATCGCTGGAAACCAATATCTTGTAGTGCAAAATGTGTTGTTTTGCAAGATGAAACAAAAATTGCTGAGAATATCAACTTAGAAGAAATTTATAGCAATATTGAAAATTTTTTATAA
- a CDS encoding glycosyltransferase family 4 protein, with amino-acid sequence MKKIVFLRINPKAVGGAEKYLQRVVYVLKQNGIKHEIRSFNGNQKIPSWLKALKFNHQVCKQKSKDEIYFSLERVGCADIYRAGDGVHKVYRNQKKLWFLNPLNFVYPYLERKCFENSKKIITNSNFIKDQIIKTYNINPQKIQTIYNGVNLPNKVDKVKTKTEICAKFNLDLKKPLILFVGSGFKRKGVKEFLTILKNLNSNYSSIIIGKDKNIKKYINLTKNLGLDTLFLGVRDDVNKFYEASDIFVFPTYYEPFSNVILEALSYGCVCFTTKQNGASEILDNEFIMNSPNDLKISKTIDKFLNNASLLQTQSQKNIEISKKFSIENNVKLTMEIINENLY; translated from the coding sequence ATGAAAAAAATAGTATTTCTAAGAATTAACCCAAAGGCTGTCGGAGGCGCTGAAAAGTATCTTCAAAGAGTTGTTTATGTTTTAAAACAAAACGGTATAAAGCATGAAATTCGCTCCTTTAATGGCAACCAAAAAATTCCTTCATGGCTAAAAGCTTTGAAATTTAATCATCAAGTTTGTAAACAAAAAAGTAAAGATGAAATTTATTTTAGCCTTGAAAGAGTTGGGTGTGCTGATATTTACAGAGCTGGTGATGGAGTTCATAAAGTTTATAGAAATCAAAAAAAACTATGGTTTTTAAACCCTTTAAATTTCGTATATCCATACTTAGAAAGAAAATGTTTTGAAAATTCTAAAAAAATCATAACAAATTCAAACTTCATAAAAGATCAAATCATAAAAACATATAACATTAACCCGCAAAAAATACAAACTATTTATAACGGAGTAAATTTGCCAAACAAAGTAGACAAAGTAAAAACTAAAACTGAAATTTGTGCTAAATTTAATCTTGATCTTAAAAAACCACTCATTCTTTTTGTTGGAAGTGGCTTTAAAAGAAAAGGCGTAAAAGAATTTTTAACTATCCTAAAAAATTTAAATTCCAACTATAGTTCCATCATAATAGGCAAAGATAAAAATATAAAAAAATATATAAATTTAACTAAAAATTTAGGTCTTGATACGCTTTTTTTAGGGGTTAGAGATGATGTTAATAAATTTTACGAAGCAAGTGATATTTTTGTGTTTCCAACTTATTATGAACCATTTTCAAATGTTATCCTAGAAGCACTTAGTTATGGATGTGTGTGCTTTACGACTAAGCAAAACGGGGCTAGTGAGATTTTAGATAATGAGTTTATAATGAACTCTCCAAATGATTTGAAAATCTCAAAAACTATAGATAAATTTTTAAATAATGCTAGCTTACTTCAAACTCAAAGTCAAAAAAATATAGAAATTTCAAAAAAATTTAGCATTGAAAACAATGTAAAACTCACTATGGAGATTATAAATGAAAATCTTTATTGA
- a CDS encoding glycosyltransferase family 9 protein, with product MKKIFRKIAYFLIKNKKITKSDLVQEEFKTVCFFSNTAIGDTLFNTPVFRAFKQNLPNVKTIALLNPKNYKLFENNPYIDEVVLYAGRWKKFFNVANILKKKNIDIVFILHSNEPQATPLAVLSNAKYIYKLHNDKNEFRNFHSNTPKPLEVEDYVVKYRLKYLEFVGIKSSDTRMELFLDKKDYDEVDRVFKKKSNLKYIGFQMGASTLSRQWFLEKWVELAKLFLNDENIRIVLTGSLSDKKLTTQLVNSLNSERILDFAGVFSIRGAAALIDRLDLLITPDTGPLHIAAALKTPTVTLFVVAQPYASNPNFDKEIHKIIKKEKTCVPCVGRRCKYQKCMLQISAREVYELSKELI from the coding sequence ATGAAAAAAATTTTTAGAAAAATAGCTTATTTTTTGATTAAAAATAAAAAAATAACTAAATCAGATCTAGTCCAAGAAGAGTTTAAAACAGTGTGCTTTTTTAGCAATACTGCAATTGGCGATACTTTGTTTAATACCCCTGTATTTCGAGCTTTTAAACAAAATCTTCCAAATGTAAAAACAATAGCTTTATTAAATCCAAAAAACTATAAACTTTTTGAAAATAACCCATATATAGATGAAGTAGTTTTATATGCTGGAAGATGGAAAAAGTTTTTTAATGTTGCAAATATCTTAAAAAAGAAAAATATTGATATTGTTTTTATACTTCATTCAAATGAGCCACAAGCAACTCCTTTGGCTGTTCTTTCTAATGCAAAGTATATTTATAAACTGCATAATGATAAAAATGAATTTAGAAATTTTCACTCTAATACTCCAAAACCTTTAGAAGTGGAGGATTATGTAGTAAAATATAGACTTAAATATTTGGAATTTGTAGGCATAAAAAGCAGCGATACAAGAATGGAGCTTTTTTTAGATAAAAAAGATTATGATGAGGTTGATAGAGTTTTTAAAAAGAAAAGCAACTTAAAATATATTGGTTTTCAAATGGGGGCTAGTACTCTATCAAGGCAGTGGTTTTTAGAAAAGTGGGTAGAACTAGCAAAACTGTTTTTAAATGATGAAAATATAAGAATAGTTTTAACAGGAAGCTTAAGTGATAAAAAACTAACAACTCAGTTGGTAAATTCATTAAATAGTGAGAGAATTTTAGATTTTGCTGGGGTTTTTAGTATAAGAGGCGCGGCTGCTTTAATAGACAGGCTTGATTTATTAATCACGCCAGATACCGGACCACTTCACATAGCAGCTGCTTTAAAAACACCTACAGTTACGCTTTTTGTGGTTGCTCAGCCCTATGCTTCAAATCCTAATTTTGATAAAGAAATACATAAAATTATTAAAAAAGAAAAAACCTGTGTGCCATGCGTTGGCAGAAGATGTAAATATCAAAAATGTATGCTTCAGATTTCAGCACGTGAAGTTTATGAACTATCTAAAGAGTTAATATGA